A genomic region of Magnolia sinica isolate HGM2019 chromosome 6, MsV1, whole genome shotgun sequence contains the following coding sequences:
- the LOC131248135 gene encoding UMP-CMP kinase 4-like: MGAVVDAAPTLASNENTNGGLSSGKKVTVVFVLGGPGSGKGTQCANIVEHFGYTHLSAGDLLRAEIKSGSQNGTMIQNMIQEGKIVPSEVTVKLLQQAMEESKNDKFLIDGFPRNEENRAAFENVTKIIPEFVLFFDCSEEEMERRLLNRNQGRVDDNIETIRKRFKVFIESSLPVIQYYSSKGKVRKIDAGKPVEEVFEAVKSVFSSAVKNAQ, from the exons AATACAAATGGAGGTCTTTCAAGTGGGAAGAAAGTCACTGTTGTTTTTGTCTTAG GCGGTCCGGGCAGTGGAAAGGGCACCCAGTGTGCAAATATTGTTGAACACTTTGGCTACACCCATCTCAGTGCTGGTGATCTCCTTCGAGCAGAAATAAAATCCGGTTCTCAAAATGG TACCATGATCCAGAATATGATACAAGAGGGAAAGATTGTGCCTTCTGAGGTAACAGTtaagcttctccaacaggcaatGGAGGAAAGTAAAAATGACAAATTTCTTATTGATGGCTTTCCCCGGAATGAAGAAAACCGTGCTGCATTTGAAAACGTT ACAAAGATCATCCCAGAATTTGTACTGTTTTTTGACTGTTCAGAAGAAGAGATGGAAAGGCGTCTTTTGAATAGGAATCAG GGAAGAGTTGATGATAACATTGAGACAATCAGGAAGCGGTTCAAAGTTTTTATAGAATCCAGTTTACCTGTAATTCAGTATTACAGCTCCAAAGGGAAGGTTCGGAAG ATTGATGCTGGAAAGCCTGTTGAAGAGGTCTTTGAGGCTGTCAAAAGCGTTTTCTCTTCAGCTGTAAAGAAC GCTCAGTAG